TGCAGTATCCTTCTCTGGTTTCTACATTGCATTAGTATTAGTCTTGGCAGCGTTATTCTTACGCCCATTGGGTTTTGAATATCGTGCAAAAATTGATAATCCAACTTGGCGTTCTGTTTGGGACTGGGGATTATTCGCAGGTGGTTTTGTACCAGCATTAGTATTTGGCGTGGCTTTTGGTAATTTATTACAAGGTGTTCCATTCCATTTTAACGAATTGACTCAAGTAACTTATACAGGTTCATTCTTTGAGCTATTAAATCCATTTGCATTATTATGTGGTGTTATTAGCTTATCAATGCTTGTGACTCATGGCGCAAACTGGTTGCAAATGAAAACCACTGAAGTCTTACGTGATCGAGCTCGTTCAGTAAGTCAAATTGGTTCTATTGTGACTTTAATTGCATTCGTATTAGCTGGCGTATGGTTATATTCTAAAGATGGTTATGTAGTTACTAGCACTATCGATCATTTCGCTCCATCGTCTCCAATGAATAAAGAAGTTGCTGTAGAAACTGGTGCGTGGTTTAGAAATTTCAATGAAATGCCAATTCTTTGGATTTTCCCTGCGTTAGCTGTAGTTGCTGCATTATTAAATGCTGCATTTTC
The Haemophilus influenzae DNA segment above includes these coding regions:
- the cydB gene encoding cytochrome d ubiquinol oxidase subunit II; translated protein: MIDYEFLRFIWWVLVVVLLIGFSVTDGFDMGVTALLPVIGKKEVERRIMINTIAPHWDGNQVWLLTAGGAVFAAWPIVYAVSFSGFYIALVLVLAALFLRPLGFEYRAKIDNPTWRSVWDWGLFAGGFVPALVFGVAFGNLLQGVPFHFNELTQVTYTGSFFELLNPFALLCGVISLSMLVTHGANWLQMKTTEVLRDRARSVSQIGSIVTLIAFVLAGVWLYSKDGYVVTSTIDHFAPSSPMNKEVAVETGAWFRNFNEMPILWIFPALAVVAALLNAAFSKANRCGFAFFFSALTMAGVIITAAVSMFPFVMPSSSHPEQSLLMWDSTSSELTLTLMLIFAVVFVVIALAYTIWSYSKMFGRLDANFIDKNKHSLY